One region of Paucibacter aquatile genomic DNA includes:
- a CDS encoding YqgE/AlgH family protein: MPQDRIVLANQFLIAMPGMADEAFAGSVVYLCEHNEKGALGLVINKPISLTLGSLFEKVELSPPSDELAATAVYYGGPVQTERGFVLHEPLDAEGKHYNATLAVPGGLEMTTSRDVLEALSNGAGPRRVLVTLGYSGWAAGQLEEEIGRNGWLTVDAEPNIIFDTPVEQRYERALGLLGVDPRMLSQEAGHA; this comes from the coding sequence ATGCCTCAAGATCGGATCGTCCTCGCCAACCAGTTCCTGATCGCCATGCCGGGCATGGCCGACGAGGCCTTCGCCGGCAGCGTCGTCTACCTCTGTGAACACAATGAAAAAGGCGCGCTGGGCCTGGTCATCAACAAGCCCATCTCCCTGACCCTGGGCAGTTTGTTCGAAAAGGTCGAGCTGAGCCCGCCCAGCGATGAACTGGCTGCCACGGCCGTCTACTACGGTGGCCCGGTGCAGACCGAGCGCGGTTTCGTGCTGCACGAGCCGCTGGACGCCGAAGGCAAGCATTACAACGCCACCCTGGCCGTGCCCGGTGGCCTGGAAATGACCACCAGCCGCGATGTGCTGGAGGCCTTGTCCAACGGCGCTGGCCCGCGCCGCGTGCTGGTCACCCTGGGCTACAGCGGCTGGGCCGCCGGCCAGCTGGAAGAAGAAATTGGCCGCAATGGCTGGCTGACCGTGGACGCCGAGCCCAACATCATCTTCGACACCCCGGTGGAGCAGCGCTACGAACGCGCGTTGGGCCTGTTGGGCGTGGACCCTCGCATGCTGAGCCAAGAGGCCGGTCACGCATGA
- a CDS encoding cryptochrome/photolyase family protein, translating to MTRPINAPDQTPAPAGSVPRALVWFRRELRVDDQAALYRALRAADQVFCVFVLDRDILDALPRSDRRVDFILRSLVELDTSLRALCPGGGLIVRHGRAAEEIPRLAAELEVQAVFCNHDDEPAALSRDAQVAEALASFACQLRTFKDHVVFERSEVLTGAGKPYGVFTPYKNAWLRQINDFYLRSYPVARHAAALAPTALARGVPSLAEIGFEPTDLSPHLGAGASGAEALFEEFLDRMDQYEASRNFPAVKGPSYLSLHLRFGTISIRRLAREAWQRAQGGDRGAEVWLSELIWRDFYHQVMHHHPHAMVRAFRPEYDAITWDSGPAADHLFEAWCEGRTGYPLVDAAMLQLNQSGYMHNRLRMVTACFLIKDLGIDWRRGEAYFAEKLLDFDLAANNGGWQWASSSGCDAQPYFRIFNPVTQSEKFDPEGKFIKRYLPQLAKLPPKLIHAPWLAKPLELEACRVVLGRDYPTPIVRHDEARAATLARYAVVKSRAIE from the coding sequence ATGACGCGCCCAATAAATGCCCCCGATCAAACTCCCGCCCCCGCCGGCAGCGTGCCGCGCGCCCTGGTCTGGTTCCGCCGCGAACTGCGTGTGGACGACCAGGCCGCCCTGTACCGGGCCTTGCGAGCGGCGGACCAGGTCTTCTGCGTCTTCGTGCTGGACCGCGACATCCTCGACGCCCTGCCCCGCAGCGACCGCCGGGTCGATTTCATCCTGCGCAGCCTGGTCGAGCTGGACACCAGCCTGCGCGCGCTCTGCCCCGGAGGCGGCCTGATCGTGCGCCATGGCCGGGCAGCCGAGGAGATCCCGCGCCTGGCGGCCGAGCTGGAAGTGCAGGCGGTGTTCTGCAACCACGACGACGAGCCCGCGGCCCTGTCCCGCGACGCCCAGGTGGCCGAAGCCCTGGCCAGCTTTGCCTGCCAGCTGCGCACGTTCAAGGACCATGTGGTGTTCGAGCGCAGCGAGGTGCTGACCGGCGCAGGCAAGCCCTACGGCGTGTTCACCCCCTACAAAAACGCCTGGCTGCGCCAGATCAACGACTTTTATCTGCGCAGCTATCCCGTAGCGCGGCACGCGGCGGCCCTGGCCCCCACGGCCCTGGCCCGCGGCGTACCCAGCCTGGCCGAGATCGGCTTCGAGCCCACCGATCTGAGCCCGCATCTGGGCGCGGGTGCCTCCGGCGCCGAGGCCTTGTTCGAGGAGTTTCTCGACCGCATGGACCAGTACGAGGCCTCGCGCAACTTCCCCGCCGTCAAGGGCCCCAGCTACCTGAGCCTGCACCTGCGCTTTGGCACCATCTCGATCCGGCGCCTGGCGCGCGAGGCCTGGCAGCGCGCCCAGGGCGGCGACCGTGGCGCCGAGGTCTGGCTCTCCGAGCTGATCTGGCGCGATTTCTACCACCAGGTCATGCACCACCACCCGCATGCCATGGTGCGGGCCTTCCGACCCGAGTACGACGCCATCACCTGGGACAGCGGCCCGGCGGCCGATCATCTGTTCGAAGCCTGGTGCGAGGGCCGGACCGGCTACCCCCTGGTCGATGCGGCCATGCTGCAGCTGAACCAGAGCGGCTACATGCACAACCGCCTGCGCATGGTGACGGCCTGCTTCCTGATCAAGGACCTCGGTATTGATTGGCGGCGCGGCGAGGCCTATTTCGCCGAGAAGCTGCTGGACTTTGACCTGGCCGCCAACAACGGCGGCTGGCAATGGGCCTCATCCAGCGGCTGCGATGCCCAACCCTATTTCCGCATCTTCAACCCGGTGACGCAGAGCGAGAAGTTCGACCCCGAGGGCAAGTTCATCAAGCGCTACCTGCCCCAACTGGCCAAGCTGCCGCCCAAGCTGATCCACGCGCCCTGGCTGGCCAAACCGTTGGAGCTGGAAGCCTGCCGCGTGGTGCTGGGCCGCGACTACCCCACGCCCATCGTGCGCCACGATGAGGCCCGCGCGGCCACGCTGGCGCGCTATGCGGTGGTCAAATCGCGAGCCATTGAGTGA
- a CDS encoding DUF2164 domain-containing protein, with translation MSIEIPKAAREQAIRSIERYFEHHMDEPIGNIAAGGLLGFFLEEIGPLIYNQAVADVQERMQQRVAELDIEVHEDEFQYWRKFEGKIMARGKKP, from the coding sequence ATGAGCATCGAAATCCCCAAAGCCGCCCGCGAGCAAGCGATTCGCTCGATCGAGCGCTACTTCGAGCACCACATGGACGAGCCCATCGGCAATATCGCTGCCGGCGGCCTGCTGGGCTTTTTTCTGGAAGAGATCGGGCCGCTGATCTACAACCAGGCGGTGGCCGATGTGCAGGAGCGCATGCAGCAACGCGTGGCCGAGCTGGACATCGAAGTCCATGAGGACGAGTTCCAGTACTGGCGCAAGTTCGAAGGCAAGATCATGGCGCGAGGCAAAAAACCATGA
- a CDS encoding metallophosphoesterase family protein has translation MMKTNKKSALTPRGCQVLLASLPLLLSACGGAGDAPSPAPVPAPAPAPAPAPAEAKALKVALLPDTQGGGSNVSVYPMRALLELYKQQKVDVVLVVGDLAENGSAAEYRQWREVAEAYKPFMTFLPIMGNHDNKGMDQDWHDLVADFIPADAEHMSGARNKNYAVLRNGVLLINVSYGWMPFAYDFVEQTILKHKAKARHIVLQTHNSFVGNKYGLLRERIVEGYKSEEGDVAFKAVYDKYRKLLAEHEVVYVSGHEHLYARSLIRDPAQRNFMQIVSGSASYKGYENRFGEHELVQNTLMLKARTEATGTLDVNASILDFKDDVLDFKAWYAEHSVMKNEDGPKELAQPKWQLFDRFRRSAARCEKVVFPASFPVEIQRNNAYDTNYRSSPCPSPQGVSARVLDGENLTFNRHDTRSRTMSAEAGKTEAANNREMLSLMQRYMFVAHESWRPNLNNSQRARLIKVGTPEEEVEVRATTIDLKKQLILSWEAKAEGTVSEVLNVSGTAGQGGTYIDPYGRSKDIRASTGLPGSLGDGSEQGKRPVQLPSWASGSWILAADGQGDPFVLEFSLPKDGKPEQLMLARQDPVSGAWRPVATTACLSQRAYVPAFLLGTPPDVAASCSLVEGVAGYDAAKKAFWLRSPREGRFALIARP, from the coding sequence ATGATGAAGACGAACAAGAAGTCCGCCCTGACCCCACGCGGGTGCCAGGTCTTGCTGGCCAGCCTGCCTCTGCTGCTGAGCGCCTGCGGCGGCGCCGGTGATGCGCCCAGTCCGGCGCCAGTGCCTGCCCCAGCACCGGCGCCGGCACCTGCGCCAGCCGAAGCCAAGGCCTTGAAGGTCGCCCTGTTGCCTGACACCCAGGGCGGTGGTTCGAATGTGTCGGTTTACCCCATGCGTGCGCTGCTGGAGCTGTACAAGCAGCAGAAGGTCGATGTGGTCCTGGTGGTCGGCGATCTGGCTGAGAACGGGTCGGCCGCCGAGTATCGCCAATGGCGAGAGGTGGCTGAGGCCTACAAGCCTTTCATGACCTTTCTGCCCATCATGGGCAACCACGACAACAAGGGCATGGATCAGGATTGGCATGATCTTGTCGCCGATTTCATCCCGGCCGATGCCGAGCACATGTCGGGCGCACGGAACAAGAACTACGCCGTGCTGCGCAACGGCGTGCTGCTGATCAATGTCTCATACGGCTGGATGCCGTTCGCCTACGATTTTGTCGAGCAGACCATCCTCAAGCACAAGGCCAAGGCACGCCATATCGTGCTGCAAACCCACAACTCGTTTGTCGGCAACAAGTACGGCCTGTTGCGTGAGCGCATAGTCGAAGGCTACAAGTCGGAAGAGGGTGATGTGGCCTTCAAGGCGGTGTACGACAAATACCGCAAGCTGCTGGCCGAACATGAGGTGGTCTATGTCTCCGGGCACGAGCATCTGTACGCGCGCAGCCTGATTCGTGATCCGGCGCAGCGCAATTTCATGCAGATCGTCTCCGGCAGTGCCTCCTACAAGGGCTACGAGAATCGCTTTGGCGAGCATGAGCTGGTGCAGAACACCTTGATGCTCAAGGCCCGCACCGAGGCCACCGGCACCTTGGATGTGAACGCATCCATCCTGGATTTCAAGGACGATGTGCTGGACTTCAAGGCCTGGTATGCCGAGCACAGCGTGATGAAAAACGAAGACGGCCCCAAGGAACTGGCCCAGCCCAAATGGCAGCTCTTCGATCGCTTCCGGCGCAGTGCAGCACGCTGCGAGAAGGTCGTCTTCCCGGCCAGTTTCCCGGTCGAGATTCAGCGCAACAACGCTTACGACACCAACTATCGCAGCAGCCCCTGCCCATCACCGCAAGGTGTATCGGCCCGCGTGCTCGACGGCGAGAACCTCACTTTCAACCGTCACGACACCCGCAGTCGCACCATGAGCGCCGAGGCCGGCAAGACCGAGGCGGCCAACAACCGCGAGATGCTGTCGCTGATGCAGCGCTATATGTTCGTGGCCCATGAAAGCTGGCGCCCGAACTTGAACAACAGCCAACGCGCGCGCCTGATCAAGGTCGGGACGCCCGAGGAAGAGGTTGAGGTGCGCGCCACCACCATCGATCTGAAGAAGCAACTGATCCTGTCCTGGGAAGCCAAAGCCGAAGGCACGGTTTCCGAAGTGCTCAATGTCAGTGGCACCGCTGGCCAGGGCGGCACCTACATTGACCCATATGGTCGCAGCAAGGACATCCGCGCCAGCACCGGCCTGCCCGGTTCTTTGGGCGATGGCAGCGAGCAAGGCAAGCGACCGGTGCAACTGCCGTCCTGGGCCAGTGGCAGCTGGATTCTGGCGGCCGATGGCCAGGGCGATCCCTTTGTGCTCGAGTTCAGCCTGCCCAAGGATGGCAAGCCGGAGCAGCTGATGCTGGCCCGCCAGGACCCGGTCAGCGGTGCCTGGCGGCCGGTCGCCACGACCGCCTGCCTGAGCCAGCGCGCCTATGTGCCAGCATTCCTGCTCGGCACGCCGCCCGATGTGGCGGCCAGCTGCTCGCTGGTCGAGGGTGTGGCCGGCTATGACGCGGCGAAGAAGGCCTTCTGGCTGCGCAGCCCGCGCGAAGGACGTTTTGCGCTGATCGCGCGCCCTTGA